AGCCTCCAGCCGCCGGGAGAACTTCAATCTGCGCGCCGCCTTCCTCGAAGTGCTCAACGACGCGATCGGGTCGGTCGCGGTGATCGTGGCGGCCGTGCTGATCGCGGTCACGGGGTGGGGCGGCGCCGACTCGCTGGCGGCGCTCCTGATCGGGGCGCTCATCCTGCCGCGCGCGTTCAGGCTGCTGCGCGAGACGACGAACGTGCTCCTCGAATCGACCCCGCCGGGGCTCGACCTGGATTCGGTGCGCGACCACATCCTGAACGTGCCGGACGTGCGGGAGGTCCACGATCTGCACGCCACGCAGATCGCGACAGGGCTGCCGGTGCTCACGGCGCACGTCATCGTGGAGCCGGAGTCGTTCGAGAACGGGCGGCTCCCGGTTCTGCTCCACAAGCTGCAAGAGTGCGTCGCCACGCACTTCGAGGTGAGCGTCGAGCACTCGACGTTCCAATTCGAGCCGCCACAGCACAGTCAGCACGAACAGCGCGGGCACGAATAGCGGCGGTGGGAGCCGCGCTCCGCCCCCGGAATGCGACACGCCGAGGACCGATGTTCTGGACAGCACAGCAGCGGCGGCGATAGCGTCGATCATCCGTCCAGGGAAGGACCCCCCGATGTCGACCACTCAACCGTCCGGTTTCTCCTCGTTCTCCCTCAACAGCGACGACATGGCGAAGAAAGCCGTCAACAGCGTCCGGATCGCGCTGGGCGTCAGCGGCGCCGTCGCGCTGATCGCCGGCATCGTCATCGTCTTCTGGCCGCGCTCCGCGGCGGCGGGGCTGACCATCCTGCTGGCCATCTCGCTGCTGGTCTCCGGCATCGCCTATCTCGGCGTCGGCGTCTTCGCCAAAGGCATCGGCAGCGGCGCGCGGGCCTTGGACATCGTCTTCGGCGCGCTGCTGATCGTCGGCGCGATCCTCGCGTTCGCGAACATCGCGGCCACGGCCGCGTTCCTGGGGGTTTTCCTCGGCATCCTGGTCGGCATCGCGTGGATCGTGGAGGGCGCCGTCGCCCTGGCCCAGATCGGCGCACCGGGCTCGCGAGCCTGGGGCGTCTTCTTCGGCATCCTGAGCATCGTCGCCGGGATCGTGCTGCTGTTCAGCCCGCTCTGGGGGATCGTGGTGCTGTTCCTGCTCGCCGGGATCAGCCTGATCGTGCTCGGGATCGCCCAGATCGTGCGGGCCTTCTCGTTCGGCCGCGGGGTCGCCACGACCGCACCTTAGGGGTTCACTGGTTCCGTGCTGCTGGACCGGATCGTCACAACGCTCGGAACCGTCTCCGCGACACGCTCGCGGCTGGCGAAGGTCGACGCCCTCGCGAACCTGTTGCGCGACCTCGGCTCCGAGGAGATCGCCCCCACCGTCGGATTCGTGCTCGGCCGGCCGCGGCAAGGCCGGGTGGGCGTCGGCTGGCGCGGCGCACGGGCGGCGCTCGGCACGCCGGCGGCCGAGCCGTCGCTGACAGTCCACGATCTGGACGCCCTGCTGGATCGGCTGGCCGCCGTCTCCGGCGCGGGGTCCGGCGGCGAGCGGGCACGGGAGCTGCGGGAATTCGCGGAACGGGCGACCGAGGGCGAACAGGACTTGCTCGTGCGGGTGCTGCTCGGCGAGATGCGCACGGGCGCGCTGGACGGTGTGCTGCTGGAGGCGATCTCTCGGGCGGCCGGCCGATCGCGAGTGTCCGCCGGGCGGCGATGCTCTCGGGCGATCCCGGTGAGACCGCCCGCCTCGCGCTGACCGACGAGCCGGGGAAGCTGGACGCGGTGGGGCTCATCGTGGGCCGGCCCGTCCTCCCCATGCTCGCGGCTTCCGCCCCGACGGCGGCCGAGGCGCTCGCGACGACGGGCACGGCCTCGATCGAGCACAAGCTCGACGGTGCGCGCATCCAGGCGCACCGCCGCGGGGACGAGATCAGGGTGTACACGCGCAGCCTCGCGGACATCACGCACCGCGTGCCCGAGGTCGTCGAGGCGGTGCGGCGCATGCCCGCGCGCGATCTCATCCTGGACGGCGAAACCCTCTCGCTGGACGAGGACGGAGCCCCGAGACCCTTCCAGGAGACGATGTCGCGGTTCGGCAGCGAGACAGCGGGGGAAGCGGCGCTGCACCCCTGGTTCTTCGACATCCTCCACCTCGACGGCCGCGACCTGCTCGACGAGCCGCTCTCGACGCGGCTGCGGGAACTGGAGCGGGTGGCCGGCGACCGGCGCATCCCCGGCGCGGTCACAGACGACCCGGCCGTCGCCGAGCGTGTGTCGAGGGAGGCGCTCGCGGCCGGGCAGGAGGGTGTCGTGGTGAAGGCGATCGGCTCGGTCTACACCGCCGGGCGGCGCGGTTCGGACTGGATCAAGGTGAAGCCGGCGCACACCTACGACCTGGTCGTGCTCGCGTGCGAGTGGGGGTCGGTGCGGCGGCAGGGGCTGCTCTCCAACATCCACCTCGGCGCGCTCGGCCCGGAGGGCGAGTTCGGCGAACAGGGCGGGTTCGTCATGGTCGGCAAGACCTTCAAAGGACTCACGGACGATCTGCTGCGCTGGCAGACGCGGCGGTTCCCGGAGATCGAGGTGCGGCGGACGCCCGGCACCTTATGGGTGGAGCCGGTGACGGTCGTGGAGATCGCGATCGACGGCGTGCAGCGCTCCAGCCGCTATCCGGGCGGCCTGGCGCTGCGGTTCGCACGCGTGAAGCGCTACCGGGACGACAAGCCGGCCGCCGAAGCGGATACAATCGGCGCCCTGCGTGCCCTGCTCCGGACGTAGTGCGCCGGCCGGGACGGACAAGACCGAGGGAAGAGACCATCCAGCGGGGGAGGCAACGGCTGGCGCGTTCTGGGCTCCGGCGGGCCTGAGCGACCGCTACGACCGACCGCGATTGCGTCGACGGACCTCCCGCGGTGCGCGCCCGGCCAGGAAGGAGCGGCCAGGGTCGACCACGAACCCCTGCCGGAGCGCCTCGCGGCCCACCAGCATGCGGAACCCCATCTGGTCGCGATTGCTGAGCGTCGTCTCGGCGACGACCGTGCGACCCGCGAGCTTCAGCTCGAGCAGCACGACGACGCGCTCCTCGGTGTGACCGGACGAACTGCGCACGAAGCGTCGATCGTGGACGGCGCACTCGACGCCCACCGCGTCCGCCTCCGAGTCCTGCCAGGGATGCACGGTGAAGCGCACCCGGTCGCCCGGCAGCTCTTCGAGGTCGAAGGCGTGCAGCGCGGAGCTGCGAGCCCCCGTGTCGAGCTTGACCTTGATCCACGGGATGCCGAGCCCGGACAGGCCGGCCCACTCGCGCCAGCCGGCGACAGTGACACCGGGCACGGGGCTGGCGGGGGATTCGGCGGGCATGCCCCTATCTTGACAGGCGATCGGCCTCCGGCAGCTGACCGGACGATGCCGCCCGCCAGCGCGTCGCGGCGCAGGGGCGCGTGCGCGGGGCGGGACTCTTCGCCCCTCGTCCGCTCCCGCCAGGGTGTCGTCCCGGCGAACAGGAAAGAGCCGATGAACGACGATAGCGGGCCGCGCCGCCGGGATGTTTAGATGGAGGGCCGCCGCCGACACCCCTCTCCGCAGGAGCCTCGATGAAACTTGCCATCCTCTCGCGCGCCCCCCGGGCGTACTCGACGCAGCGCCTGCGGGCGGCCGCACGCGCTCGCGGGCACACGGCTAAGGTGCTGAACACGCTGCGTTTCGCGATCGACCTCTCCGAGGACGAGCCCGATCTGCACTACCGCGGCCGGCTGCTGTCCGACTACGACGCCGTGCTGCCCCGCATCGGCAACTCGATCACCTACTACGGCACCGCCGTCGTGCGCCAGTTCGAGCAGATGGATGTGTACACGCCCAACACGGCGAACGGCATCACCAACTCGCGCGACAAACTGCGCGCCAACCAGATCCTCTCCCGCCACAACATCGGCATGCCGCCCACCGCGTTCGTGAACGGCCGCGCCGATGTGCGCATGGCTATCGAGCGGGTCGGCGGAGCGCCCGTCGTCATCAAGCTGCTGGAGGGGACCCAGGGCATCGGCGTCATCCTCGCGCCCGAAGCGAAGATCGCGGAGTCGATCATCGAGACACTGCACTCGACGAAGCAGAACGTCCTCATCCAGAGCTTCATCTCGGAGAGCCGGGGCCGCGACATCCGCGCGCTCGTCGTGGGCGACCGGGTGGTGGCCGCCATGCGCCGCATCGCGTGCGGCGACGAATTCCGCTCGAACATCCACCGCGGCGGCACCGTCGAGAAAGTCACGCTGACGCCGGAGTACGAGGAGGCGGCCGTCCGGTCCGCGCAGATCATGGGCCTGCGCGTCGCCGGTGTCGACATGCTCGAGGGCAACGACGGCCCGCTCGTCATGGAGGGCAATTCCTCCCCGGGCCTGGAGGGCATCGAACGCGCGACCGGGCTGGATGTGGCCGGTGCCATCATCGACTTCATCGACAACCAAGTCGCCTTCCCGGAGATCGACGTGCGGCAGCGCCTCAGCGTCTCGACCGGCTATGGAGTGGCCGAGCTGCTCGTTCACACGAACGCGGACCTGGTGGGCAAGACCATCAAGGAGTCCGGCCTCTGGGACCGGGACATCACCGTGCTGACGCTGCACCGCGGCAGCTCTGTCATCCCGAACCCGCGCAGCGGCGTGATGCTGGAACCGAGCGACCGTCTGCTCTGCTTCGGGAAGCTGGAGGAGATGCGGTCGATGATCCCGGACCGTCGCAAACGGCGGACGAAGGTGCGCAAACTGCCGGTGGCCTGAGCCGGGGCCGACGTGCCCTGCCGTCAGTCCGACTTGTCGAGGGTCCCGATCTTGCCGCCCTTGTCGTCGTAGACCGTCAGGGTGCTCCCGGCGACCGTTCCTCTGGCGGCCTTGTCGAGCCACTCATCGACCCCTTCGCACGCCATCCGCGTGCTCACGATCGGGCCGAAGGAGATCGAGTCGCCGTCGATCGAGCCCTTGCCCATCAGCCGGTTGCAGCCGTCGGAGCCGGAGAACGAACCGTCGCTCTGGATGGTGAGATTGGGTTTGCCCGCGGCGCTCGACCCCCAGCTCCCCGCCAGCGCGGCGCTGCCCGGGTTCCCCGCGCACCCGGCGAGGAGCGAGACCGCGGCGAGACCGAGCGCTCCCGCCCGAAGCCATTTCCCAGTGCCCATATCGTCCCCTTGTCATCGCGGCGGTCGCCTTGGCCCGAGAATAGCGGGCGGGAGGCGACCGCGCACTACAGGATCTCGGCATGCGCACGGGGACTCGTGCCCTGGGCGGGCATCGTGTGCGTCGGACGCTCGTTCGGGGCCCCGGCGCGTGTTCTGGGGCGCGCACCGGTCCGGCGGGGGACGAGCGGGGTCCGCTCAGGCGCCGGCGGCGGGTCTGGTGTCGGAGCGGAAAGCGGCCACGGCCTGATCGTAGGTGGTGTGCCTGCGCGCGGGGCGCGAGTCCACGGCGGGCGGAACATCCGTACGGCTCAGAGCGTGCAGCACGAGCTGTTCGACCAGGGCAGCCGCCGTGGTCTCGCGCGCGCGGGCGATGCGCACCAGCGAGGCGAACTCGCGCTCGCCGAGTCGAAGGGTCAGGGGGATGCCTGCGGGCGCGCGACCCGGACCGTATGCGGATGCGGGCTCAGCAATCTCATTGCTATGAGAATCCTTCATGAGGCGATGATGGCATGATCGCGCTCGCTCCAAAAGAGACCAAAGTCCCTCATCTTTCCGTGCTCCGCGATCGCCTGGTCGGCGACCGCTTCCTTGTCGAGCCGGTCCTCGGGGGAAAGCCTTTGAAATCATGGTCATGATCTTTGGAGAAGCTGTCCCGGCCACGCCGAGCCCTCCGCTCGGAAAAAGCACGGGGACCGAACGGGATCAGCGGTGGTGGCGGCGTTCGAGGGCGGCGCCTTCGACATCGGCGTTCGGGAGGAGACGGTCGAGCCAGCGCGGCAGCCACCAGGCCGAGCGTCCGAGAAGGTGCATCAAGGCGGGCATGAGCAGCATCCGCACCGCGAAAGCGTCGACCAGGACACCGAAGGCGAGCCCGAATCCGATGGACCGGATCATGGTCGAGTCGCTGAAGATGAAGCCGCCGAACACCGAGATCATGATGAGCGCTGCGGCCACGACGACGGTCCGCCCGGCCCGGAAGCCCTTCGCCACGGCCAGTCGAGCCGGTGCTCCGTGCGCACACGCCTCGCGCATCCCCGAGCCGAGGAAGAGCTGGTAGTCCATCGCGAGCCCGAACAGGATGCCGACCAGGATGACGGGCAGGAAGCTCAGGATAGGCCCGGTGTGGATGCCGAGCGCGTCCGCGCCCCAGCCCCACTGGAACAGCGCCGTGATCGCCCCGTAGGTCGCGAACAGCGACAGGATGAACCCGCCGGTCGCGATCAGCGGCACCAGCAGCGACCGGAACACCAGCACCATGATCAGCAGGGACAGCCCGACCACGACGAGCAGGTAGAGCGGCAGAACGTCCGCGAGGTTGGCCGAGATGTCGAGGTTGATCGCCGTCTGGCCGGAGACGCCGAGGTGGATGTCGCCCTCCACCGGGGGCAGCTCGCGCAGCGCACGCACCAGCTTCTCGGTGGACACACTGTTCGGCCCCTCGGCCGGGACGACCTGGAACGCCATCAGCCGGTGGTCGTCCGAGACGGCGATCGGGGCGACGGCCGTCACATCCTTCTGATCGGCCAGCGTGCGCGCGATGGCGAGCTGCGTCGCCGTCGCCTTCCCGTCGGCGAGGCCGGCCGGGACATCGGCGGTGACAAGCAGCGGCCCGGTCGCACCGTCTCCGAACGACGCCGCGGTCTGCTGGAACGCGTTGTAGGTGGTCGAGCCGACAGGCTCCGATGACCCGTCCGGCAGCCCGACGCGCATGGACAGGGCCGGGATGGCGACGATCAGCAGCCCGACGACGCTCGCCACCACGGTGATGACCGCCCGCCACGTCGACATCGGCTTGGCCTTGGTGTCGTCGACGTGGACGCTGCCGGCCTTGGCTCGGGCGCGTTTGGTGAGGACGCGCATCCCAAGCAGGCCGAGCAGCGCCGGCGTCAGGGTGACCGCGATGAGAACCGCGAGCACGACCGCGACCGCGCCGACCGTTCCCATCAGCCCGAGGAACGGGACGCCGGTCACGTTGAGCGCGAGCAACGCGACCACGACCGTGGTCCCGGCGAAGACGACGGCGTTCCCGGAGGTGCCGTTCGCGAGTCCCACCGACTCGACCGGGTCGGCTCCTTCGAGCAGCTGGCGCCGGTGCCGTTTTCACGATGAAGAGGGAGTAGTCGATGCCGACGGCGAGGCCGAGCATGATCGCGAGCACAGGGGTCACGGACGCCATGTCCACGACGCCCGAGAACGCGAGCGATCCGAGCGCGGCGACACCGACCCCGAACAGCGCGGTCGCGACGAGCGAGCCGAGCACGATCGCCGCGAAGACGACGCCGACAGCCTCCCCGGCGCCGACGATCTGCGGCACGCCCTGCGCGATGTCCGTCGAGAAGGAGACGTGACTCCATCGATGCGCTTCGACTCGAAGTGGTCCATGACGCCCTGCTTCGCCGCTTCCGGGAGTTCGAGCCTCTGCTCGGTGAAGGCGACGTTGACCAGCGCGGTGGAGCCATCCGCCGACACGACGCGGATGCCGTCGGCGAGCTTCATCAGCTCCGCGCCCCGCTGCAGCTCGGTCCGCTTGGAGGCGAGTTCGGCCGCGCCGTCGTCCAGCTTCTTCTGCTGGGCCGCGAGCTCGGCCGCGCCCGCGTCGAGCTGGGCCTGCTGCGCGTCGAGGGAAGCGGTCGGCATCCCGGGCGGCC
This genomic window from Leifsonia xyli subsp. cynodontis DSM 46306 contains:
- a CDS encoding cation diffusion facilitator family transporter; the encoded protein is MAHDHDHGGPAPAFGEGARRHRIRLGIALGITAVILIAEIAGTVLTGSLALLVDAGHMLTDVGGLAMALVASFLSTRPATSRRTWGYRRAEVLAATAQAAVLLAVGAFVIVEGVRRLFEPPEVPSGELLVFGVIGLVGNAASLLVLASSRRENFNLRAAFLEVLNDAIGSVAVIVAAVLIAVTGWGGADSLAALLIGALILPRAFRLLRETTNVLLESTPPGLDLDSVRDHILNVPDVREVHDLHATQIATGLPVLTAHVIVEPESFENGRLPVLLHKLQECVATHFEVSVEHSTFQFEPPQHSQHEQRGHE
- a CDS encoding HdeD family acid-resistance protein, translated to MSTTQPSGFSSFSLNSDDMAKKAVNSVRIALGVSGAVALIAGIVIVFWPRSAAAGLTILLAISLLVSGIAYLGVGVFAKGIGSGARALDIVFGALLIVGAILAFANIAATAAFLGVFLGILVGIAWIVEGAVALAQIGAPGSRAWGVFFGILSIVAGIVLLFSPLWGIVVLFLLAGISLIVLGIAQIVRAFSFGRGVATTAP
- a CDS encoding ATP-dependent zinc protease family protein — translated: MPAESPASPVPGVTVAGWREWAGLSGLGIPWIKVKLDTGARSSALHAFDLEELPGDRVRFTVHPWQDSEADAVGVECAVHDRRFVRSSSGHTEERVVVLLELKLAGRTVVAETTLSNRDQMGFRMLVGREALRQGFVVDPGRSFLAGRAPREVRRRNRGRS
- a CDS encoding RimK family alpha-L-glutamate ligase codes for the protein MKLAILSRAPRAYSTQRLRAAARARGHTAKVLNTLRFAIDLSEDEPDLHYRGRLLSDYDAVLPRIGNSITYYGTAVVRQFEQMDVYTPNTANGITNSRDKLRANQILSRHNIGMPPTAFVNGRADVRMAIERVGGAPVVIKLLEGTQGIGVILAPEAKIAESIIETLHSTKQNVLIQSFISESRGRDIRALVVGDRVVAAMRRIACGDEFRSNIHRGGTVEKVTLTPEYEEAAVRSAQIMGLRVAGVDMLEGNDGPLVMEGNSSPGLEGIERATGLDVAGAIIDFIDNQVAFPEIDVRQRLSVSTGYGVAELLVHTNADLVGKTIKESGLWDRDITVLTLHRGSSVIPNPRSGVMLEPSDRLLCFGKLEEMRSMIPDRRKRRTKVRKLPVA
- a CDS encoding META domain-containing protein; amino-acid sequence: MGTGKWLRAGALGLAAVSLLAGCAGNPGSAALAGSWGSSAAGKPNLTIQSDGSFSGSDGCNRLMGKGSIDGDSISFGPIVSTRMACEGVDEWLDKAARGTVAGSTLTVYDDKGGKIGTLDKSD